A section of the Citrus sinensis cultivar Valencia sweet orange chromosome 8, DVS_A1.0, whole genome shotgun sequence genome encodes:
- the LOC102619250 gene encoding 12S seed storage globulin 1-like, with protein MEIDLTPKLAKQVYGGNGGSYHAWCPNELPMLRQGNIGAAKLALEKNGFALPHYCDSARVAYVLQGSGVAGIVLPEKEEKVVAIKKGDGIALPFGVVTWWYNKEDTELVVLFLGDTSKGHKAGEFTNFFLTGANGIFTGFSTEFVSRAWDLDVNTVKTLVGNQTGKGIVKLDANAKLPEPKKEHRDGMAFNCEEAPLDVDIKNGGRVVLLNTKNLPLVGEVGCGADLVRLDGKAMCSPGFSCDSALQVTYIVRGSGRAQIVGPDGKRVLETTVKAGNLFIVPRFYVVSKIADPDGLAWFSIITTPNPIFTHLAGSIGTWKSLSPSVLEAAFNVPSDVEKQFRSKRANEAIFFPPPN; from the exons atggagATTGATTTGACACCAAAGTTGGCAAAGCAAGTTTATGGTGGCAATGGAGGTTCCTATCATGCTTGGTGCCCCAATGAGTTGCCCATGTTGCGTCAGGGTAACATAGGTGCTGCTAAGCTTGCTCTTGAAAAGAATGGCTTTGCTCTCCCTCATTACTGTGATTCCGCTAGAGTCGCTTATGTCCTTCAAg GAAGTGGTGTGGCTGGAATTGTCCTTCCTGAGAAGGAAGAGAAGGTTGTGGCAATCAAGAAGGGTGATGGCATTGCTCTTCCCTTTGGTGTTGTTACTTGGTGGTACAACAAGGAGGACACTGAACTGGTAGTTTTGTTCTTGGGTGATACCTCAAAAGGCCACAAAGCTGGTGAATTCACTAACTTCTTTTTGACTGGTGCCAATGGCATCTTCACTGGCTTCTCAACTGAGTTTGTCAGTCGAGCATGGGACTTGGATGTGAATACTGTCAAAACCCTTGTTGGGAATCAAACTGGAAAGGGAATTGTCAAACTCGATGCTAATGCCAAGCTGCCTGAGCCAAAGAAGGAACACCGCGATGGTATGGCCTTTAATTGTGAGGAAGCTCCACTAGATGTCGACATTAAGAATGGTGGAAGGGTTGTGCTTTTGAATACTAAGAACCTTCCTCTTGTTGGTGAGGTTGGATGTGGTGCTGATCTTGTTAGGTTGGATGGCAAAGCCATGTGTTCTCCTGGTTTCTCTTGTGATTCAGCCCTGCAAGTGACTTACATTGTTCGGGGCAGCGGCCGTGCCCAAATTGTTGGTCCTGATGGCAAAAGAGTCTTGGAAACAACTGTAAAGGCTGGTAATCTGTTCATAGTTCCAAGGTTCTATGTTGTTTCTAAGATTGCTGACCCTGATGGCTTGGCTTGGTTCTCAATCATCACCACTCCCAA TCCTATATTCACACACTTGGCTGGCAGCATTGGAACGTGGAAGTCATTATCTCCTTCAGTGTTGGAGGCAGCTTTCAATGTTCCTTCCGATGTAGAAAAGCAGTTCCGATCAAAGAGGGCCAATGAGGCTATTTTCTTCCCACCGCCGAACTAA
- the LOC102620026 gene encoding monofunctional riboflavin biosynthesis protein RIBA 3, chloroplastic codes for MDSTILPQSLLHHFIIKSRFHRIFMPAKSPELGLYRQRWQSTSCWSVGLSGLGAGNVSDDSFLKGNENGSLLGDFDESVSAPFGTVDAEITPETIDFFVSDAEGDPDCPTEGFSSIEQALNTLRQGKFVIVVEDENGDVEGNLVMAASLTSPRHVAFMVKHGSGIVSVGMKEEDLQRLNLPLMSPEAENEDSCGPTFTITVDAKFGTTTGVSASDRAKTVLALSSPDSKPENFRRPGHVFPLKYRNGGVLRRASHTEASVDLLVLAGLNPVSVLSAVVDPEDGSMSSLPSLRKLALEHSIPIVSITDLIRYRRKRETIVERTAISRLPTKWGLFQAYCYRSKLDGTDHVAVVKGNMGNGQDVLVRVHSECLTGDIFGSARCDCGNQLDLAMQIIEKAGKGVVVYLRGHEGRGIGLGHKLRAYNLQDQGHDTVQANIELGLAVDAREYGIGAQILRDLGVRTMRLMTNNPAKFIGLKGYGLAVIGRVPILTPITEENQRYLETKRTKMGHIYGSDLQGPLFGSTVNNIESQEGEQKDS; via the exons ATGGACTCCACTATTTTACCCCAGTCCTTGTTGcatcatttcatcatcaagtCAAG GTTTCATAGAATTTTCATGCCTGCTAAGAGTCCAGAACTGGGGCTATACAGGCAGAGATGGCAAAGTACTTCTTGTTGGTCAGTTGGGTTGTCTGGACTTGGAGCTGGAAACGTGTCTGATGATAGTTTCTTGAAGGGAAATGAAAATGGATCGTTGTTGGGAGACTTTGATGAGTCTGTTTCAGCACCATTCGGGACAGTGGATGCTGAAATTACGCCGGAGACTATTGATTTCTTCGTTAGTGATGCTGAAGGTGATCCTGATTGCCCAACTGAAGGATTCTCCTCGATTGAGCAGGCACTCAACACATTGCGCCAAGGAAAG TTTGTGATTGTTGTGGAGGATGAAAATGGAGATGTTGAAGGAAACCTCGTCATGGCTGCATCTCTTACAAGTCCTCGGCATGTGGCTTTTATGGTTAAGCATGGTTCAGGAATTGTTTCTGTAGGCATGAAAGAAGAGGATCTTCAAAGATTGAATCTACCATTGATGTCACCTGAAGCTGAAAATGAAGACTCTTGTGGCCCAACTTTCACAATCACAGTG GATGCAAAATTTGGCACAACTACTGGGGTATCGGCTTCAGATAGGGCAAAGACTGTTCTTGCTCTTTCATCTCCAGATTCTAAGCCAGAAAACTTCAGGAGGCCAGGGCATGTGTTTCCCCTCAAGTATCGAAATGGTGGGGTTTTAAGGAGGGCTAGTCACACTGAGGCTTCTGTGGATTTGCTAGTGTTAGCTGGCTTGAATCCAGTATCTGTTCTATCAGCTGTTGTTGATCCAGAGGATGGTTCCATGTCCTCATTGCCTAGTTTAAGGAAGTTGGCATTGGAGCACAGCATCCCAATTGTGTCAATAACAGATTTGATCAG ATATCGACGAAAGAGAGAAACCATTGTTGAAAGAACTGCCATTTCTCGTTTGCCAACTAAATGGGGTCTCTTTCAAGCTTACTGCTATCGCTCAAAGCTAGACGGAACAGATCATGTTGCTGTTGTGAAG GGAAACATGGGAAATGGACAAGATGTTCTTGTAAGAGTTCATTCAGAATGTTTAACAGGAGATATATTTGGGTCAGCTCGGTGTGATTGTGGAAATCAATTGGATTTGGCAATgcaaataatagaaaaagcAGGCAAAGGAGTTGTTGTTTACCTTCGAGGTCACGAAGGTAGAGGGATTGGCCTAGGTCACAAACTCCGGGCCTATAATTTACAGGATCAAGGTCATGACACAGTTCAGGCTAACATTGAGCTTGGCTTAGCTGTTGATGCACGCGAATATGGCATTGGTGCCCAG ATTTTAAGAGACTTGGGGGTTCGAACCATGCGGCTGATGACAAACAACCCGGCCAAGTTCATTGGTCTGAAGGGATACGGCCTGGCAGTCATTGGGAGAGTTCCTATCTTAACTCCCATTACAGAGGAAAACCAGAGGTACTTAGAAACAAAACGTACCAAGATGGGTCATATTTATGGCTCTGATTTACAAGGACCGTTGTTTGGATCAACTGTAAATAACATAGAATCACAAGAGGGAGAGCAAAAGGACTCATGA
- the LOC102620310 gene encoding 60S ribosomal protein L23A, translating into MAPPKGETKKADPKVQALKTAKAVKSGRTFKKAKKIRTSVTFHRPKTLKKDRNPKYPRISAPPRNKLDHYQILKYPLTTESAMKKIEDNNTLVFIVDIRADKKKIKDAVKKMYDIQAKKVNTLIRPDGTKKAYVRLTPDSDALDVANKIGII; encoded by the exons ATGGCTCCTCCAAAAG GTGAGACAAAAAAGGCTGATCCAAAGGTTCAGGCCTTGAAGACTGCGAAAGCAGTGAAGTCTGGCCGTACCTTTAAGAAGGCCAAGAAGATCCGGACTTCAGTTACATTTCACCGTCCAAAGACATTAAAGAAGGACCGGAATCCCAAGTACCCTCGCATCAGCGCTCCACCTAGGAATAAGCTTGACCATTATCAGATTCTCAAGTACCCACTCACCACTGAATCAGcaatgaagaaaattgaagACAACAATACTCTGGTTTTCATTGTTGACATACGGGCtgataagaaaaagataaaggatGCAGTTAAGAAGATGTATGATATCCAGGCTAAGAAAGTGAATACCTTGATCAG GCCCGATGGTACAAAGAAGGCTTATGTCAGGTTGACACCAGACTCTGATGCTTTGGACGTAGCAAACAAGATTGGAATCATTTAA
- the LOC102619545 gene encoding UDP-galactose/UDP-glucose transporter 5B isoform X1, which yields MAETLITAIGVKDSRVLKMIFAVSGIMTTLVIYGILQEKIMRVPYGADNEYFKYSLFLVFCNRFMTSAVSAGTLIASRKAIDPVAPVYKYCLVSMSNILTTTCQYEALKYVSFPVQTLAKCAKMIPVMIWGTLIMQKRYKGYDYFLALLVTLGCSIFILFPSGADLSPYSKGRENTVWGVSLMVGYLGFDGFTSTFQDKLFKGYDMEIHNQIFYTTLCSCVLSLSGLILEGHLFLAIDFVYHHLDCFFDVALLSTVATTSQFFISYTIRTFGALTFATIMTTRQLVSIVLSCVWFRHPLSWEQCIGSVIVFGALYTRSFFKKVSEKPRPSEHPMENMHNGASSLMKGSSPRGGEP from the exons ATGGCCGAAACATTGATAACGGCAATTGGTGTGAAAGATAGCAGAGTACTGAAAATGATCTTTGCCGTGAGTGGGATCATGACAACGCTCGTCATTTACGGTATTTTACAG gAGAAAATCATGAGAGTCCCGTATGGGGCAGACAATGAATATTTCAAGTACTCGCTGTTTCTTGTATTTTGCAACCGTTTCATGACATCTGCTGTTTCTGCTGGGACTTTAATT GCGAGTCGGAAAGCCATCGATCCTGTTGCTCCAGTTTATAAGTACTGCCTTGTATCAATGTCAAACATACTGACAACAACTTGTCAGTATGAG GCCTTGAAGTATGTTAGCTTTCCAGTTCAGACGCTTGCAAAATGTGCTAAAATGATACCTGTTATG ATTTGGGGCACTCTCATCATGCAAAAGAGATACAAAGGCTATGACTATTTTTTGGCTTTGCTTGTGACCCTCGGTTGTTCAATATTTATTCTATTTCCG TCAGGAGCAGATCTCAGTCCATACAGCAAAGGGAGGGAAAACACTGTTTGGGGTGTTTCCTTGATGGTTGGCTATCTAGG GTTTGACGGCTTCACTAGTACATTCCAAGATAAGCTATTTAAAGGCTATGATATGGAAATACACAATCAGATATTCTACACAACATTGTGTTCTTGTGTTCTTAGCTTGAGTG GCCTTATACTAGAAGGACATCTATTTCTGGCAATAGATTTTGTTTATCATCACCTTGATTGCTTCTTTGACGTTGCATTGCTTTCTACT GTAGCAACCACCAGTCAGTTCTTCATTTCTTACACAATTCGTACATTTGGTGCCCTCACGTTTGCCACCATTATGACCACAAGACAG TTGGTGAGCATTGTGCTGTCATGTGTGTGGTTTCGGCACCCCCTTAGCTGGGAACAGTGCATCGGATCT GTTATTGTTTTTGGTGCCCTGTACACAAGGAGCTTCTTCAAGAAAGTGTCTGAGAAGCCCCGACCTTCTGAACATCCTATGGAAAATATGCATAATGGAGCATCTAGTCTTATGAAAGGTTCAAGTCCCAGAGGAGGAGAACCTTAA
- the LOC102618652 gene encoding dirigent protein 25-like: MTNRKSLCAPLKPLFFLLLLSLALTCTSSARILDEDETPVPTTAPVTPGSVVTPAGPSAATSAAAVTNAYTHHPLIFFMHDILGGSNPSARAVTGIAANPAVTGQVAFAKPNGANLPLNNGVPLNNNNNGLVNNNNVPFLTGLSGTTAGVAQNNGNNFPNGGFANIPVLNGGQVPAGSTFQKLMFGTLTVIDDELTEDHELGSGLVGKVQGFYVASSEDGTSQTMAFTAMFESGGYADSISFFGVHRTAVSESQLAIIGGTGKYVNAKGYATVKTFPATNQHNIDGVETLLQLTVFLTY; the protein is encoded by the coding sequence ATGACAAACCGCAAGTCACTCTGTGCTCCATTGAAGCCTCTATTCTTCCTACTGCTATTATCTCTTGCACTAACCTGCACTTCCTCTGCTCGAATCCTTGATGAGGATGAAACACCTGTTCCCACCACTGCACCGGTGACACCCGGTTCAGTTGTAACACCTGCTGGCCCGTCTGCAGCCACCAGTGCTGCTGCTGTGACCAATGCATACACCCACCATCCGTTAATTTTCTTCATGCATGACATACTTGGTGGCTCAAACCCCTCGGCTAGAGCTGTCACTGGGATTGCTGCCAACCCAGCAGTCACTGGTCAAGTTGCCTTTGCCAAACCCAACGGTGCAAACCTCCCACTAAACAATGGTGTTCCtctcaacaacaacaacaatggaCTTGTTAACAATAACAATGTTCCTTTCCTTACCGGCCTTAGTGGAACCACAGCTGGTGTAGCCCAAAACAATGGAAACAACTTTCCCAATGGTGGGTTTGCCAATATACCAGTCCTGAATGGAGGTCAAGTTCCTGCTGGAAGTACCTTTCAGAAGCTAATGTTTGGGACATTGACTGTGATTGATGATGAACTAACTGAAGATCATGAGCTAGGGTCCGGTCTGGTTGGTAAGGTACAAGGGTTTTATGTGGCAAGTTCTGAAGATGGGACAAGCCAGACCATGGCTTTTACAGCCATGTTTGAGAGTGGTGGTTATGCTGATAGCATCAGCTTCTTTGGAGTCCACAGAACCGCTGTTTCAGAGTCTCAGCTTGCAATCATTGGTGGCACTGGTAAGTATGTCAATGCTAAGGGTTATGCCACTGTTAAGACCTTTCCAGCTACCAATCAGCATAACATTGATGGAGTTGAGACTCTGCTGCAGCTCACTGTGTTTCTTACTTACTAG
- the LOC102618950 gene encoding pentatricopeptide repeat-containing protein At1g07740, mitochondrial, whose protein sequence is MSMIHSRSKFINQTKLVLLHQRQCINYIPSQQKHTFTPKKPKPKPSTKPRRKQNPQNHKTIRKTKEPIPFVNDLKEIRDPDEALSLFHRHHQMGSKHSYPSYASLIYKLARARDFDAVETVLGYIQDFNIRCKETLFISLIQHYGKAHLVDKAIEVFNRMTSFDCVRTLQSFNSLLDILVDNDRVDDAKRMFDDAYKMGFRPNLISFNVMIKGRLKKGEWEEASRVFDEMLEREVPPTVVTYNSLVGFLCRKGEMEKAKGLFEDMIKKGTYPNAVTYALLMEGLCFKGEYNEAKKMMFDMAYRGCKPQLVNFGVLMSDLGKRGKIEEAKSLLSEMKKRQYKPDVVTYNILINYLCKEDRAAEAYKVLTEMQIGGCKPNAATYRTMVDGFLRVEDFEGSLKVLNAMLTSRHCPRLETFSCLLVGLLKGGKVDDACFVLEEMEKRKMRFDLKAWEGLVTDACIGDGNAGGLVSELISTH, encoded by the coding sequence ATGTCGATGATTCATTCTAGATCAAAATTCATCAATCAAACGAAATTGGTGCTCCTTCACCAACGGCAATGTATCAATTACATACCCTCTCAACAAAAACACACTTTCACTCCCAAAaaacccaaacccaaacccagCACAAAACCCAGAAGAAAGCAAAACCCTCAGAATCATAAAACAATCCGAAAGACAAAAGAGCCCATACCATTTGTGAATGATTTGAAAGAAATACGCGACCCAGATGAGGCATTGTCACTCTTTCACCGGCACCACCAAATGGGCTCTAAGCATTCTTACCCTTCATACGCTTCCCTAATTTACAAGCTAGCTCGTGCCCGCGATTTTGACGCCGTTGAAACGGTTCTAGGGTACAttcaagattttaatattCGTTGCAAAGAAACccttttcatttctttgatTCAGCATTATGGAAAAGCCCATTTGGTTGATAAGGCCATTGAAGTTTTCAATAGAATGACTTCTTTTGATTGTGTCCGTACGTTGCAGTCTTTCAATTCATTACTCGATATTCTTGTTGATAATGATAGGGTTGATGATGCAAAAAGAATGTTTGATGATGCTTATAAAATGGGATTTCGtccaaatttgatttcttttaatgtAATGATCAAAGGGCGGCTAAAGAAGGGGGAGTGGGAAGAAGCGTCTAGAGTGTTTGACGAAATGCTTGAGAGAGAAGTTCCACCTACCGTTGTCACTTATAACAGTCTTGTTGGGTTTTTGTGTAGGAAAGGTGAAATGGAGAAAGCCAAGGGCTTATTTGAGGATATGATTAAGAAAGGTACATATCCGAATGCTGTGACATATGCATTGTTGATGGAAGGTTTGTGCTTTAAAGGTGAGTATAATGAAGCTAAAAAGATGATGTTTGATATGGCGTATCGAGGGTGCAAACCACAGCTTgttaattttggtgttttgATGAGTGATCTTGGAAAGAGAGGGAAGATTGAGGAGGCCAAATCATTACTTAGTGAGATGAAGAAACGGCAGTATAAGCCTGATGTTGTgacttataatatattgattaattatctTTGCAAGGAGGATAGAGCAGCTGAGGCTTATAAGGTTTTGACGGAGATGCAGATTGGAGGTTGTAAGCCGAATGCTGCCACATATAGGACGATGGTTGATGGGTTTCTTAGAGTTGAGGATTTTGAGGGCAGTTTGAAGGTTTTGAACGCAATGCTGACAAGTCGGCATTGTCCTCGTTTAGAAACATTTTCTTGTTTGCTTGTGGGACTTTTGAAGGGTGGAAAGGTTGATGATGCTTGTTTTGTTCTGGAAGAAATGGAGAAGAGAAAGATGAGATTTGATTTAAAGGCTTGGGAAGGTCTAGTTACAGATGCTTGCATTGGTGATGGAAATGCAGGTGGGCTTGTGAGTGAACTTATCTCTACCCATTAA
- the LOC102619545 gene encoding UDP-galactose/UDP-glucose transporter 5 isoform X3, which translates to MRVPYGADNEYFKYSLFLVFCNRFMTSAVSAGTLIASRKAIDPVAPVYKYCLVSMSNILTTTCQYEALKYVSFPVQTLAKCAKMIPVMIWGTLIMQKRYKGYDYFLALLVTLGCSIFILFPSGADLSPYSKGRENTVWGVSLMVGYLGFDGFTSTFQDKLFKGYDMEIHNQIFYTTLCSCVLSLSGLILEGHLFLAIDFVYHHLDCFFDVALLSTVATTSQFFISYTIRTFGALTFATIMTTRQLVSIVLSCVWFRHPLSWEQCIGSVIVFGALYTRSFFKKVSEKPRPSEHPMENMHNGASSLMKGSSPRGGEP; encoded by the exons ATGAGAGTCCCGTATGGGGCAGACAATGAATATTTCAAGTACTCGCTGTTTCTTGTATTTTGCAACCGTTTCATGACATCTGCTGTTTCTGCTGGGACTTTAATT GCGAGTCGGAAAGCCATCGATCCTGTTGCTCCAGTTTATAAGTACTGCCTTGTATCAATGTCAAACATACTGACAACAACTTGTCAGTATGAG GCCTTGAAGTATGTTAGCTTTCCAGTTCAGACGCTTGCAAAATGTGCTAAAATGATACCTGTTATG ATTTGGGGCACTCTCATCATGCAAAAGAGATACAAAGGCTATGACTATTTTTTGGCTTTGCTTGTGACCCTCGGTTGTTCAATATTTATTCTATTTCCG TCAGGAGCAGATCTCAGTCCATACAGCAAAGGGAGGGAAAACACTGTTTGGGGTGTTTCCTTGATGGTTGGCTATCTAGG GTTTGACGGCTTCACTAGTACATTCCAAGATAAGCTATTTAAAGGCTATGATATGGAAATACACAATCAGATATTCTACACAACATTGTGTTCTTGTGTTCTTAGCTTGAGTG GCCTTATACTAGAAGGACATCTATTTCTGGCAATAGATTTTGTTTATCATCACCTTGATTGCTTCTTTGACGTTGCATTGCTTTCTACT GTAGCAACCACCAGTCAGTTCTTCATTTCTTACACAATTCGTACATTTGGTGCCCTCACGTTTGCCACCATTATGACCACAAGACAG TTGGTGAGCATTGTGCTGTCATGTGTGTGGTTTCGGCACCCCCTTAGCTGGGAACAGTGCATCGGATCT GTTATTGTTTTTGGTGCCCTGTACACAAGGAGCTTCTTCAAGAAAGTGTCTGAGAAGCCCCGACCTTCTGAACATCCTATGGAAAATATGCATAATGGAGCATCTAGTCTTATGAAAGGTTCAAGTCCCAGAGGAGGAGAACCTTAA
- the LOC102619545 gene encoding UDP-galactose/UDP-glucose transporter 5 isoform X2 — translation MRYRFEKIMRVPYGADNEYFKYSLFLVFCNRFMTSAVSAGTLIASRKAIDPVAPVYKYCLVSMSNILTTTCQYEALKYVSFPVQTLAKCAKMIPVMIWGTLIMQKRYKGYDYFLALLVTLGCSIFILFPSGADLSPYSKGRENTVWGVSLMVGYLGFDGFTSTFQDKLFKGYDMEIHNQIFYTTLCSCVLSLSGLILEGHLFLAIDFVYHHLDCFFDVALLSTVATTSQFFISYTIRTFGALTFATIMTTRQLVSIVLSCVWFRHPLSWEQCIGSVIVFGALYTRSFFKKVSEKPRPSEHPMENMHNGASSLMKGSSPRGGEP, via the exons atgCGTTATCGATTT gAGAAAATCATGAGAGTCCCGTATGGGGCAGACAATGAATATTTCAAGTACTCGCTGTTTCTTGTATTTTGCAACCGTTTCATGACATCTGCTGTTTCTGCTGGGACTTTAATT GCGAGTCGGAAAGCCATCGATCCTGTTGCTCCAGTTTATAAGTACTGCCTTGTATCAATGTCAAACATACTGACAACAACTTGTCAGTATGAG GCCTTGAAGTATGTTAGCTTTCCAGTTCAGACGCTTGCAAAATGTGCTAAAATGATACCTGTTATG ATTTGGGGCACTCTCATCATGCAAAAGAGATACAAAGGCTATGACTATTTTTTGGCTTTGCTTGTGACCCTCGGTTGTTCAATATTTATTCTATTTCCG TCAGGAGCAGATCTCAGTCCATACAGCAAAGGGAGGGAAAACACTGTTTGGGGTGTTTCCTTGATGGTTGGCTATCTAGG GTTTGACGGCTTCACTAGTACATTCCAAGATAAGCTATTTAAAGGCTATGATATGGAAATACACAATCAGATATTCTACACAACATTGTGTTCTTGTGTTCTTAGCTTGAGTG GCCTTATACTAGAAGGACATCTATTTCTGGCAATAGATTTTGTTTATCATCACCTTGATTGCTTCTTTGACGTTGCATTGCTTTCTACT GTAGCAACCACCAGTCAGTTCTTCATTTCTTACACAATTCGTACATTTGGTGCCCTCACGTTTGCCACCATTATGACCACAAGACAG TTGGTGAGCATTGTGCTGTCATGTGTGTGGTTTCGGCACCCCCTTAGCTGGGAACAGTGCATCGGATCT GTTATTGTTTTTGGTGCCCTGTACACAAGGAGCTTCTTCAAGAAAGTGTCTGAGAAGCCCCGACCTTCTGAACATCCTATGGAAAATATGCATAATGGAGCATCTAGTCTTATGAAAGGTTCAAGTCCCAGAGGAGGAGAACCTTAA
- the LOC102612607 gene encoding dirigent protein 9-like → MRQQSSKFPLIQSKSICYSHIQMTKKFSLSSNCKSLRAILQLWLLAITLRCGNAARIFTEDDDTDTPTPPPVPPPEAHPPLSFFIHDILGGSAPSERVVAGITASTQINGLPFSKPNNRVFPIKGGVPLVTANNGININNGFVNNNNLPFLGGPNGATVSTVISNNGNNNLVTNGNALLFVTAGLLPQGAALQNPIFGAITVIDDELTEGHELGASVIGKAQGF, encoded by the coding sequence ATGCGACAACAATCTTCAAAGTTTCCTTTGATTCAGTCAAAATCAATTTGCTATTCACATATCCAAATGACCAAAAAGTTCTCACTTAGCTCTAATTGTAAATCACTCAGAGCCATTCTTCAACTCTGGCTGCTAGCCATCACTTTAAGATGTGGCAATGCAGCAAGAATTTTCACTGAGGATGACGACACTGACACTCCAACTCCCCCACCTGTCCCACCACCGGAAGCACATCCCCCATTGTCATTCTTCATTCATGACATCCTTGGTGGATCAGCTCCCTCAGAGAGAGTTGTAGCTGGGATCACAGCCAGCACTCAAATCAACGGTCTGCCTTTCTCGAAACCCAATAATCGGGTCTTCCCAATCAAAGGCGGGGTCCCTCTTGTCACTGCTAACAATGGCATCAATATTAACAATGGGTTtgtaaacaacaacaacctcCCATTCCTGGGTGGCCCAAATGGTGCAACGGTCAGTACAGTTATTAGCAACAATGGTAACAACAATCTTGTCACCAATGGCAACGCACTCCTATTTGTCACTGCTGGCCTGCTCCCACAGGGAGCTGCATTGCAAAACCCGATCTTTGGGGCAATAAcagttattgatgatgaattAACTGAAGGGCATGAGCTAGGAGCTTCTGTTATTGGCAAAGCACAGGGGTTTTAG
- the LOC102618369 gene encoding protein SODIUM POTASSIUM ROOT DEFECTIVE 2, which produces MKRMDLLCASPASTAICSSIDHRSMVRHNGHRPIDHHHHRHNRKPYAPCSSQLPIIPKPYSISNHDHHQKSSRKISAKQTDHLRRKSSADITDLNGDSSYGSSRYLLSDKPFTDWKSESDHHATALVRSQSAKPKLVTSSNDSPSLKSSSTNKSRDKVVVLRVSIHCKGCEGKVRKHISKMEGVTSFSIDLATKKVTIIGDVTPSGVLASVSSVKKAQFWPSSTSTSSSLSSPLVDMTSYRQN; this is translated from the exons ATGAAACGGATGGATCTTTTATGTGCTTCTCCAGCATCAACAGCCATTTGCTCAAGCATAGACCACCGTTCGATGGTCCGTCACAATGGCCATAGACCCattgatcatcatcatcatcgccATAACCGTAAACCTTATGCACCTTGCTCATCACAATTGCCCATTATCCCAAAGCCTTACAGTATTAGTAATCATGATCATCATCAAAAGAGTAGTAGAAAAATTTCCGCTAAGCAAACTGATCATTTACGCCGAAAAAGCTCAGCTGACATAACTGATCTCAATGGAGATAGCTCTTATGGTTCCTCTAGATACCTTCTAAGTGACAAACCCTTCACTGATTGGAAGTCAGAATCCGATCATCATGCCACGGCATTGGTTCGTTCTCAAAGTGCAAAGCCTAAGCTTGTAACCTCATCAAATGACTCTCCTTCTTTAAAGTCCTCTTCCACTAATAAGTCGCGTGACAAG GTTGTAGTTTTGAGGGTGTCAATCCACTGCAAGGGCTGTGAAGGAAAAGTGAGAAAGCATATCTCAAAAATGGAAG GAGTGACATCATTCAGTATAGATTTGGCGACAAAGAAGGTGACGATCATCGGAGACGTGACCCCATCAGGGGTGCTAGCAAGTGTGTCTAGTGTTAAGAAGGCACAGTTTTGGCCATCTTCAACATCAACATCTTCATCGCTATCTTCACCACTCGTTGATATGACCAGTTACCGACAAAACTAG